The segment GCGCGTCAGGCCAAGCCCAGACGTGAGAAAGAACCCGCACCGGCTCCGGTCGAGGTTGCGGAACCCGAGGAGACCTTCGAAGAGGAGCCCAACGGCAACCTCATCGAGGAGGAAGTATTCAACGACATCAACGGCAACGTGGCCGAACCCGAGCCGTCCGACGAGGCCCCCGCACGCAAGCCGCGCGAGAAGAAGCCCCGCCAGCCCCGGAACGAGAAGAAGGGACGCGAACGCAAGCCGCGCGAAAAGAAACAGCGCGAACCCCGTGACCCCCGAGAGCCCCGTGAGCCCCGCGAATCCAATGAGTTCGATGAGGCCCACGAGGAGCATCCCCGCACCGACATGTCGGCGTTCGATCCGATAGCCCTGGAAAACGCCGTACGCGAGGTCATGAACGAAATGCTGACCCCCATCGTGGGCGAAACCTCCGTGGAAATCACCCTGGAGTCCGACCGGGTCAAGGTCTTCATCGACGACGAAGAGAACTCCGGCCTGATTATCGGCCGCGAGGGCCAGACCCTCTCCTCCATCCAGTACCTGGTCAACCGCCTGGTCTCCCGCAAGATGGGCGACTCGGTGCGCATCCAGGTGGACACCGGCGACTACAGGGAACGTCAGGACGACAAGCTGCGGCAGATCGCCTGGCACCTGGCCGAGAAGGCGGACTCCCTTGGCAGGACCCAGTCCACCAAGCCCCTGTCCTCCTATCATCGTCGGGTCATTCATCTGGCCCTGCAGGACAACGAGACGGTCTTCACCCGCTCCAAGGGTGACGGTCCCATGAAGCGCGTGCTCATCGTCCCCAAGAGCCGGAAGAGCAACGGCCGCGCACGCTACTAGCGGCGTCGGCTTCGGACGACGGCTTCACGGCTTCCGGACTACTCCGGTCGGCGCGGACCTCCGCGCATCGGATCGGGCATGTCCGGGAAAACGAATGCGCCGCCGGATTGAAAGTCGTATATTTGAAGGGCCGCTCCCTGTAGCGGCCCTTTTCCTTTTTGCCATTCCCCCGAAGCTCCTGTAAGGAATCTCCATGCTCGATCCCAGGCTTTCCAAGGACACCATCGCGGCCATAGCCACCCCGCCCGGCGACGGCGGCGTGGGCATCGTCCGCATCAGCGGCCCGCGCGCCCGCGACATCGTCCGGGCCATGTTCCGGCCCGCGCGGGAGACCTTCACGGACTTCCGGCCCTACCGGCTGCACTACGGGCATGTGACCGACGCGGACGGCGCGGTTCTGGACGACGCCCTCTGCGCCTTCATGCCCGGTCCCAACTCCTACACGGGCGAAGACGTGGTCGAGGTCAACTGCCACGGCGGCCGCGCCGTGCTCGGAGCCGTGCTCCAGGAAGCCCTGGACCGTGGCGCACGTCTGGCCGAACGCGGCGAATTCACCTATCGCGCCTTCATGAACGGCCGGATGGACCTTTCCCAGGCTGAAGCCGTGGCCGAGATGATCCACGCTCCCACCAAGGCGGCCATGCACCTGGCCCAGGTCAAACTCTCCGGCCTGCTCGGCAAAAAGATAACAGATCTTCGCGCCAGACTTGAAACGTTGCGCGCCCAACTCGCCGTGGCAGTGGATTTTCCCGAGGAAGAGCTGGAATGCCTGTCCCCGGAACAACTGATCGGGACCGTGGGGGAAGTGCGAGATGAAATCGGCTCGCTGCTCAAGGCGGTGGACCGCACCCGCGCCTGGCGCGAAGGGGCGCTGGTCGTCCTGGCAGGCCGGGTCAACGCAGGCAAGTCGAGCCTCATGAACGGGCTGCTCGGCCGCAACCGGGCCATCGTCACCGACCAGCCGGGCACCACCCGCGACTATCTCGAGGAAACCCTGAACCTGGACGGCCTCACCGTGCGCCTGGCCGACACCGCCGGCATCCGCGCCACAGAGGACGCGATCGAAGCCGCCGGTCTGGAAATGGGTCGCGAACTCATGGACCGCGCCGACCTCGTCCTTATCCTCGCCGACGGGTCCGTCCCTGTTGACGGCGACACCCTGGAAACGGCACGGCGTATCGGCCCTGAAAAGGGACTGGCCGTGCTGAACAAGGCGGACCTCGGCGCTTTCGACGCGAATAACGGCGAAGCGCTTGCCGAACTCGGTCTGGAGACCGTCTCCGTCTCGGCCAAGAGCGGCGCGGGTCTGGACCTTCTGTCCTCCCGCATCCGTGAACGCGTCCTTGGGAACGCGGGCCAGCCCGATCCCGATGAACTCGCCCCAAACGCCCGCCAGGCGGCCGTGCTGACCGAAGCCAACCGCGAGCTGGCCTGTCTGGCCGAAGACACCGAGGCCGGAATCCCATACGATCTCCTGAGCGTGCGGCTGGAAACAGCCTGCAACGTGCTCTCCGGCATCACCGGCGAAATCGCGGCAAACGACATCCTCAACTCCATCTTCGACTCATTCTGCATAGGTAAATGACATGACTACGGAACCCGAACTCATCGATGTGCAACATGTGACCTGCGGCCTCGTGCCGCTCATGCAGACCTATCTGGAGGGGACCGAACCCGAGGTTGAATCCGTGTCCTTCAAGGTCAGGCAGGGCATCCAGACCGAACTGTGGAACTCCTTCGGCACGGGCAGCCGATGGAGGCTGACCGAGATAACTTCGGACCTCTTCTTTGACGTGGCCACCTTTGTGCGCGTGGAAGTCTCCGCCCTCGACCCCCTGGGTCTGATGGAATTCTAGACGCCAAACGTCACCGTCGATTCACCGCCCCGTCACCGGGCGGTGCTACGCTACTCCTCCACCGACATTGAACGCATCACAGGAGGATGGAATGCATCGACTATTCTTCGCCGTCTTGAGCGTCATGCTCATGGCCGCCTCGGCCCATGCCCTCGAACTGACTCCCGCCGGGACGTATTCATCCGGCATCTTCAACGAATCCGCAGCCGAAATCGTGGCCTTCGACCCAGAGGGGAAACAGGTCTACGTGGTCAACGCCCACAAGAACGTGGTGGACGTCCTCGACGTTTCGGACATCGCAAAACCCGTCAAAAAGACCAGCTTCGACTTTTCCCGATACGGCAAGGGGGCCAACTCGGTGGCCTACCATGACGGCATGATCGCCGTGGCCGTCGAGGCCGATCCCAAACAGGCACCCGGACACGTCGTCGTGGTGGACCGCATGGGGCGCACCCTGGCCGCCTTCCGCGTGGGCGCGCTGCCGGACATGGTCACCTTCTCGCCGAACGGCAAGTACATCCTGGCCGCCTGCGAGGGCGAACCCAATGACGACTACTCGAACGACCCCGAAGGCTCGGTCAGCGTCATCGACATCTCCGCCGGACTGGACAAGGCCGTCAACCACAGTGTCCGGTTCACCGCCTTCAACCCGGTCAAGGAACACCTCCAGGCACAGGGCGTGCGTATTTCCCACCCCGGCTCCACCGTGGCGCAGGACCTTGAGCCCGAGTATATCGCGGTGTCCCCTGATTCCCGCCTCGCCTTCGTGACCTTGCAGGAGAACAACAGCGTGGCCGTGGTGGACATCGCCGAAGCCCGCGTGACCAAGATACTGCCCCTCGGCCTCAAGGACTGGTCCGGACTCGTCATGGACGCCAGCGACAAGGACGGCGCCATCAACCTGAAGCACTGGCCCGTATACTCGGCCTACATGCCCGACGGCGTCTCCGCCTTCGCCATGGACGGTCGCAATTATTTCATCACCGCCAACGAAGGCGACTCCCGAGAGTACGGCGACTATGCCGACGAAAAGCGGCTGGGCAAGGCGGACCTCGACTCCAAGGCGTTCCCCGACGGCGAAGCTCTCAAGGACAAGAAGGCCCTGGGCCGCCTCAAGACCATTCCCGATCTGTCCGACACCGACGGAGACGGCGACTACGACCGCATCGTGGCCTTCGGCGGACGCTCCTTCTCCATCTGGGACGAAAACGGCGGCCTGGTCTTCGACTCCGGCGACATGTTCGAGCGTTTCCTGGCCCGCGACCATGCGGAATGGTTCAACGCCACCAATGACGAAAACAAGTTCGACGACCGTTCGGACGACAAGGGGACCGAGCCGGAATCCGCCGAGATCGGCGTCATCGACGGCCGCACCTATGTCTTTGTGGGCCTTGAGCGGATGGGAGGCATCATGGTCTTCGACATCACCGATCCCCGCAAGCCCGCCTTCGTCACCTATAGGCTGGACCGCGACTTCTCCGGCGACCCGGGAAAAGGCACCGCAGGCGACCTCGGCCCCGAGGGACTTCTTTTCGTGCCCGCCTCGGAAAGCCCCTCCGGGACTCCCCTGCTCATCGTCGGGAACGAAGTCTCCGGGACCACGACCATCTACACCGTGCAATAATCCCGCCCCCGCCCGCGACACGAAAAGCCCCCGCCGATCATCCGACCGGCGGGGGCTTCATTTTCGCATATGGCCGCTAGGCGTCTGTGGGGAGTTCCTCCTGGCCGTCCTTCCCGACATCCGGGGCGAGGAATCTGAGGACCAGATAGCCGAGCACCCCCGAAACCAGGGAGGCGAAAAGAATGGCGATCTTGGCCAGGGCCACCAGGTTCGTGCCCTCTTCAAACGCAAGATTGCCTATGAAGATGGACATGGTGAAGCCCACGCCGGCGAGGCAGGACGCGCCCCATAGATGGACCATGGTGGTCCTGTCCGGGAACGAGGCCAGCCCCAACTTGTTGATAATCCAGCACGCCCCGGCGACACCGACCTGCTTGCCCACCACGAGGCCGATGAACACGCCAAGGGAAACCGGCGTGAGCAGTTCCTGGAAGACGTTCGCATCCAGCAGCACGCCCGCGTTGGCCAGGGCGAAGACGGGCATGATGAAGAAGGACACCCACGGGTGCAGGGAATGCTCGATGTTCTGCAACGGCGTGGTGGCCGCATCGTATGCGTGCTCCATGGAGTGCAGGGCCATCTGCTGCTCCTTGTTGGTCAGCACGGTCTTGCCGGGCGTGATGGCCATTTCGAAGACCTCGGCCGCTTGGCGCAGTTCCTCGACGAAGGTGGAGCAATTCATGCGAGTTCCGGCCGGGATGGTCATGGCCGCCAGCACGCCCGCGATGGTGGCGTGAATGCCGGACATGAGGAAGGCCAGCCAGACCACGACGCCGAGCACCATGTACGGAATGGAGTTGCGGATGCGCCAGCCCAGGTTGAGCATGAGCATGAAGGCGAGCGCGGCCAGCCCGATGAAGAGGGCCAGCAGATTCAGGGTGTCGGTGTAGAAGACGGCGATGACCAAAATGGCCCCGATGTCGTCCACGATGGCCACGGCGGTCAGGAAAATCTTGAGCCCAACAGGCACCCGGCTGCCCAGCAGGGACATTATGCCCAGGGCAAAGGCGATGTCCGTGGCCATGGGGATGCCCCATCCTGAAGCCGAATCCAGGCCGTTGTTCAGGGAAAAGAAGATGAGCGCGGGCACGGCCATGCCGCCCACGGCAGCGGCCACGGGCATGATGGTCTGGCTCGGCGTGGACAATCCGGCCACCATCAATTCGCGTTTGATCTCCAGCCCGACGAGAAAAAAGAAAATGGCCATGAGGCCATCGTTGATCCACAACAGCGCGGGTTTGGACAGAATCCAATTGCCCACGCCCACAGTCAGCTTGGTCTGCCACAGCGCATGGTAGCTTGCCGCCCAGGGCGAGTTGGCCCAAACCAGGGCGGCAACGGTGCAGACCATCAGCGCGATGCCGCCTGCGGCCTCCATACGGAAAAATTTATCAAATGAACTCAGTACGTAATGGACCGGCAATGGCCTGTCCTGGGGTCGCCTCATAGGTCGCTCCTGTTGCGGTTACGGTAAATATTATAACACCATTCGCCCCGAGAGCAACACCCCGTGATAATTTCGCCGATATTTCCAAGAGGTTTCCGCATTGCCGCCCCATTCCATCCGCTCGGCCCAAGCCGTTCGGCCGGGGCGAATCCCGCGCCGGAAAGCTGCTCCAGCGCATACCGTCCCCGCGTCCACAGCGGCCCGGTTGAGGAAATGGCGCGTGCGAAGCTTGCCTTCGGCCCCATGGAAGCTTACTAGTCTGTTTTCCGTTTTTGATTAAATTGGAGGAACCATGCGCAAAGACGTAACCCAAGACAAGTCCGTGATCTCCGACATTCTGGACAGAGCCGAGGTCGTCTGGCTGGCTCTTTCCGACAAGGACGGCCCCTACTGCGTCCCCGTCAATTTCGCCCGGGACGGCGACACGCTCTACATCCACTCCGGCATGAAGGGCCGCAAGGCCGCCTGCCTAAATTCGGGCGCGCCCCTGGCTTTCTCCGCGGCCGTGGACATAGAGCTCCGGACCAGCGACGAAAACGCCTGCAAATGGGGATACCGCTTCCGCTCGATAATGGGCGGCGGCACGCCCCGCGCACTGGACGGCGACGATAGAATGCGCGCCCTGGACCGCATCACCCGCAAGTACGCGGGCCGGGAACTCCCCTACAACGAACAGGTTTTGGGCATCACCGCCGTGTACGCCATCGATATCACGTCCGCCACCGCGCGGATCAAGTAACGAGAGGAAACCATGATTACCTTTTTCATCGGCGACTCCCTGACGCTGGGCTGCGGCGACGCGACCGGGCTCGGCTGGCCCGGCAGAATCGCGACCGCGCTCATGCGCGGCGGCCAGGACCTCACCTGGTACAACCTGGGCGTCCGGGCCAACACCACCATCAAGATTCTCAACCGCTGGCGGGACGAATTCGC is part of the Desulfovibrio sp. Fe33 genome and harbors:
- the mnmE gene encoding tRNA uridine-5-carboxymethylaminomethyl(34) synthesis GTPase MnmE, yielding MLDPRLSKDTIAAIATPPGDGGVGIVRISGPRARDIVRAMFRPARETFTDFRPYRLHYGHVTDADGAVLDDALCAFMPGPNSYTGEDVVEVNCHGGRAVLGAVLQEALDRGARLAERGEFTYRAFMNGRMDLSQAEAVAEMIHAPTKAAMHLAQVKLSGLLGKKITDLRARLETLRAQLAVAVDFPEEELECLSPEQLIGTVGEVRDEIGSLLKAVDRTRAWREGALVVLAGRVNAGKSSLMNGLLGRNRAIVTDQPGTTRDYLEETLNLDGLTVRLADTAGIRATEDAIEAAGLEMGRELMDRADLVLILADGSVPVDGDTLETARRIGPEKGLAVLNKADLGAFDANNGEALAELGLETVSVSAKSGAGLDLLSSRIRERVLGNAGQPDPDELAPNARQAAVLTEANRELACLAEDTEAGIPYDLLSVRLETACNVLSGITGEIAANDILNSIFDSFCIGK
- a CDS encoding choice-of-anchor I family protein, with the protein product MHRLFFAVLSVMLMAASAHALELTPAGTYSSGIFNESAAEIVAFDPEGKQVYVVNAHKNVVDVLDVSDIAKPVKKTSFDFSRYGKGANSVAYHDGMIAVAVEADPKQAPGHVVVVDRMGRTLAAFRVGALPDMVTFSPNGKYILAACEGEPNDDYSNDPEGSVSVIDISAGLDKAVNHSVRFTAFNPVKEHLQAQGVRISHPGSTVAQDLEPEYIAVSPDSRLAFVTLQENNSVAVVDIAEARVTKILPLGLKDWSGLVMDASDKDGAINLKHWPVYSAYMPDGVSAFAMDGRNYFITANEGDSREYGDYADEKRLGKADLDSKAFPDGEALKDKKALGRLKTIPDLSDTDGDGDYDRIVAFGGRSFSIWDENGGLVFDSGDMFERFLARDHAEWFNATNDENKFDDRSDDKGTEPESAEIGVIDGRTYVFVGLERMGGIMVFDITDPRKPAFVTYRLDRDFSGDPGKGTAGDLGPEGLLFVPASESPSGTPLLIVGNEVSGTTTIYTVQ
- a CDS encoding pyridoxamine 5'-phosphate oxidase family protein, whose translation is MRKDVTQDKSVISDILDRAEVVWLALSDKDGPYCVPVNFARDGDTLYIHSGMKGRKAACLNSGAPLAFSAAVDIELRTSDENACKWGYRFRSIMGGGTPRALDGDDRMRALDRITRKYAGRELPYNEQVLGITAVYAIDITSATARIK
- the nhaA gene encoding Na+/H+ antiporter NhaA; this translates as MRRPQDRPLPVHYVLSSFDKFFRMEAAGGIALMVCTVAALVWANSPWAASYHALWQTKLTVGVGNWILSKPALLWINDGLMAIFFFLVGLEIKRELMVAGLSTPSQTIMPVAAAVGGMAVPALIFFSLNNGLDSASGWGIPMATDIAFALGIMSLLGSRVPVGLKIFLTAVAIVDDIGAILVIAVFYTDTLNLLALFIGLAALAFMLMLNLGWRIRNSIPYMVLGVVVWLAFLMSGIHATIAGVLAAMTIPAGTRMNCSTFVEELRQAAEVFEMAITPGKTVLTNKEQQMALHSMEHAYDAATTPLQNIEHSLHPWVSFFIMPVFALANAGVLLDANVFQELLTPVSLGVFIGLVVGKQVGVAGACWIINKLGLASFPDRTTMVHLWGASCLAGVGFTMSIFIGNLAFEEGTNLVALAKIAILFASLVSGVLGYLVLRFLAPDVGKDGQEELPTDA
- a CDS encoding Jag family protein encodes the protein MSDFKEFQGKDLDEAIESACNYFNLQRERLEIEILSGGSSGIFGLMGVKKAKVQARPRAQVNASDILNGEAKQSKPARQAKPRREKEPAPAPVEVAEPEETFEEEPNGNLIEEEVFNDINGNVAEPEPSDEAPARKPREKKPRQPRNEKKGRERKPREKKQREPRDPREPREPRESNEFDEAHEEHPRTDMSAFDPIALENAVREVMNEMLTPIVGETSVEITLESDRVKVFIDDEENSGLIIGREGQTLSSIQYLVNRLVSRKMGDSVRIQVDTGDYRERQDDKLRQIAWHLAEKADSLGRTQSTKPLSSYHRRVIHLALQDNETVFTRSKGDGPMKRVLIVPKSRKSNGRARY